A portion of the Meriones unguiculatus strain TT.TT164.6M chromosome 11, Bangor_MerUng_6.1, whole genome shotgun sequence genome contains these proteins:
- the Cep20 gene encoding centrosomal protein 20 isoform X1 yields MATVTELKAVLKDTLEKKGVLGHLKARIRAEVFNALDDDCEPRPSLSHENLLINELIREYLEFNKYKYTASVLIAESGQPAVPLDRQFLIHELNAFEEAKDNSIPLLYGILAHFLRGPPDGIQNVLLAESTQQPPNKHLSWKPSRRPNGDHLRKDTGPGTRTEELHAATQAVSR; encoded by the exons ATGGCTACTGTTACTGAGCTGAAAGCTG TTTTAAAGGACACCTTAGAAAAAAAGGGAGTGTTGGGACATTTAAAAGCAAGGATCCGTGCTGAAGTTTTCAATGCCCTGGATGATGATTGTGAACCCCGACCATCGTTATCTCATGAAAACCtactaattaatgaattaattaggGAGTATTTGGAATTCAACAAGTATAAGTACACAGCCTCTGTCCTCATAGCAG AATCTGGTCAACCTGCAGTTCCATTGGACAGACAGTTTCTCATCCATGAATTAAATGCCTTTGAAGAAGCAAAGGATAACTCAAT TCCTCTATTATATGGAATTTTAGCCCATTTCTTGCGTGGTCCTCCAGATGGCATCCAGAATGTACTTCTGGCAGAGTCAACACAGCAACCTCCAAACAAGCATCTCAGCTGGAAGCCCAGCAGAAGACCAAATG GTGACCACCTGAGGAAGGACACGGGGCCAGGCACCAGGACTGAAGAGCTTCATGCTGCTACACAGGCAGTCAGTAGATGA
- the Cep20 gene encoding centrosomal protein 20 isoform X4 translates to MATVTELKAESGQPAVPLDRQFLIHELNAFEEAKDNSIPLLYGILAHFLRGPPDGIQNVLLAESTQQPPNKHLSWKPSRRPNGDHLRKDTGPGTRTEELHAATQAVSR, encoded by the exons ATGGCTACTGTTACTGAGCTGAAAGCTG AATCTGGTCAACCTGCAGTTCCATTGGACAGACAGTTTCTCATCCATGAATTAAATGCCTTTGAAGAAGCAAAGGATAACTCAAT TCCTCTATTATATGGAATTTTAGCCCATTTCTTGCGTGGTCCTCCAGATGGCATCCAGAATGTACTTCTGGCAGAGTCAACACAGCAACCTCCAAACAAGCATCTCAGCTGGAAGCCCAGCAGAAGACCAAATG GTGACCACCTGAGGAAGGACACGGGGCCAGGCACCAGGACTGAAGAGCTTCATGCTGCTACACAGGCAGTCAGTAGATGA
- the Cep20 gene encoding centrosomal protein 20 isoform X2: MATVTELKAVLKDTLEKKGVLGHLKARIRAEVFNALDDDCEPRPSLSHENLLINELIREYLEFNKYKYTASVLIAESGQPAVPLDRQFLIHELNAFEEAKDNSIPFLAWSSRWHPECTSGRVNTATSKQASQLEAQQKTKW; this comes from the exons ATGGCTACTGTTACTGAGCTGAAAGCTG TTTTAAAGGACACCTTAGAAAAAAAGGGAGTGTTGGGACATTTAAAAGCAAGGATCCGTGCTGAAGTTTTCAATGCCCTGGATGATGATTGTGAACCCCGACCATCGTTATCTCATGAAAACCtactaattaatgaattaattaggGAGTATTTGGAATTCAACAAGTATAAGTACACAGCCTCTGTCCTCATAGCAG AATCTGGTCAACCTGCAGTTCCATTGGACAGACAGTTTCTCATCCATGAATTAAATGCCTTTGAAGAAGCAAAGGATAACTCAAT CCCATTTCTTGCGTGGTCCTCCAGATGGCATCCAGAATGTACTTCTGGCAGAGTCAACACAGCAACCTCCAAACAAGCATCTCAGCTGGAAGCCCAGCAGAAGACCAAATG GTGA
- the Cep20 gene encoding centrosomal protein 20 isoform X3 gives MATVTELKAVLKDTLEKKGVLGHLKARIRAEVFNALDDDCEPRPSLSHENLLINELIREYLEFNKYKYTASVLIAESGQPAVPLDRQFLIHELNAFEEAKDNSIWHPECTSGRVNTATSKQASQLEAQQKTKW, from the exons ATGGCTACTGTTACTGAGCTGAAAGCTG TTTTAAAGGACACCTTAGAAAAAAAGGGAGTGTTGGGACATTTAAAAGCAAGGATCCGTGCTGAAGTTTTCAATGCCCTGGATGATGATTGTGAACCCCGACCATCGTTATCTCATGAAAACCtactaattaatgaattaattaggGAGTATTTGGAATTCAACAAGTATAAGTACACAGCCTCTGTCCTCATAGCAG AATCTGGTCAACCTGCAGTTCCATTGGACAGACAGTTTCTCATCCATGAATTAAATGCCTTTGAAGAAGCAAAGGATAACTCAAT ATGGCATCCAGAATGTACTTCTGGCAGAGTCAACACAGCAACCTCCAAACAAGCATCTCAGCTGGAAGCCCAGCAGAAGACCAAATG GTGA
- the Cep20 gene encoding centrosomal protein 20 isoform X5 — translation MATVTELKAVLKDTLEKKGVLGHLKARIRAEVFNALDDDCEPRPSLSHENLLINELIREYLEFNKYKYTASVLIAESGQPAVPLDRQFLIHELNAFEEAKDNSM, via the exons ATGGCTACTGTTACTGAGCTGAAAGCTG TTTTAAAGGACACCTTAGAAAAAAAGGGAGTGTTGGGACATTTAAAAGCAAGGATCCGTGCTGAAGTTTTCAATGCCCTGGATGATGATTGTGAACCCCGACCATCGTTATCTCATGAAAACCtactaattaatgaattaattaggGAGTATTTGGAATTCAACAAGTATAAGTACACAGCCTCTGTCCTCATAGCAG AATCTGGTCAACCTGCAGTTCCATTGGACAGACAGTTTCTCATCCATGAATTAAATGCCTTTGAAGAAGCAAAGGATAACTCAATGTAA